A genomic stretch from Mycosarcoma maydis chromosome 3, whole genome shotgun sequence includes:
- a CDS encoding uncharacterized protein (related to mannose-P-dolichol utilization defect 1 protein) yields the protein MQSAIQSVTHNLPLFLQKPVIGLIGQECYTTLIYNVDFSSTHCVKYAISKGLGLGIVVFGSIMKVPQILNIVNGRSARGISLSMYTLEVVAYTISLAYAVRSRLPFSTYGENLSLTVQNMIILLLVIAYTPDHRSGRVEPSARSNTITIAAALMGIGSLALATPAVISASTLTFLQACTIPISLASKVPQMAELYKDKSRGQLSSIVVFAQLLGTIARVFTTMTETDDKLLLYGFGLATLFNAAIAAQVVYYWNGDKALAEEKKRDGEKIGLYSTSSSVAPSFEPFSVSTHGPSKTTSRKID from the coding sequence ATGCAGTCAGCCATCCAGTCGGTCACGCACAACTTGCCGCTTTTCCTACAGAAGCCCGTCATCGGGTTGATCGGTCAAGAGTGCTATACAACGCTCATCTACAATGTCGATTTCAGCTCGACACACTGCGTCAAGTATGCCATATCGAAAGGGCTTGGACTGGGAATCGTCGTGTTCGGAAGCATCATGAAGGTGCCGCAGATCCTCAACATTGTCAATGGACGGAGCGCACGTGGCATCTCCCTGTCGATGTATACACTCGAGGTTGTGGCCTATACCATCTCGCTAGCCTACGCCGTTCGATCGCGTCTTCCTTTCTCGACCTACGGCGAGAACCTGAGCTTGACAGTTCAAAACATGATCATATTGCTGCTCGTGATTGCTTACACGCCAGACCACCGAAGTGGTCGTGTCGAACCGTCAGCGCGTTCCAACACGATTACGattgcagcagcgttgatGGGCATCGGCTCTCTGGCTTTAGCAACGCCAGCAGTGATTTCAGCATCGACCTTGACATTCCTGCAGGCATGCACCATTCCGATCTCGCTCGCATCCAAGGTGCCGCAGATGGCCGAGCTCTACAAAGATAAGAGCCGAGgtcagctcagcagcatcgttgTGTTTGCCCAGCTGCTTGGTACCATTGCGAGGGTGTTTACCACCATGACCGAGACGGAcgacaagctgctgctctaCGGATTCGGACTGGCAACGCTGTTTAATGCCGCCATCGCAGCGCAAGTGGTGTACTACTGGAACGGCGACAAGGCTCTGGCGGAAGAAAAGAAGCGCGATGGCGAAAAGATTGGGCTATACTCGACGTCATCTAGTGTAGCGCCTTCTTTTGAGCCTTTTTCGGTCAGCACTCATGGCCCATCCAAGACCACCAGCAGAAAGATCGACTGA
- a CDS encoding uncharacterized protein (related to peroxisomal membrane protein PMP47B): protein MSDDSFIHACAGGVGGMVAMTATYPLVGISTRAAVESSKNPEEPMIKAALKILQQEGVAGLYAGLSSSLLGIGVTNFVYYFFFEKCRETILKSKAKVAAAAAASATATIAQGGALTTFESILAGVIAGTATTVSTNPIWIVNTRQTVRVGVTDAKADPKAAAAGKTTAVKLGFIQTMQKIIRDEGLLALWKGLGPALVLVINPVLQYTAFEQLKNWVVKSRLARANGGSVSLSDWDFFWLGALSKLFATGLTYPQIVIKSRQHAGSNKGASSNLWTAMTEIVQREGIAGLYRGITSKLLQSVLTAAILFASKERVFNITKTLIAPVAAAAPVKN from the exons ATGTCTGACGACTCCTTCATCCATGCTTGCGCCGGCGGTGTTGGCGGTATGGTCGCCATGACGGCCACCTACCCGCTCGTGGGTATCTCGACGCGTGCTGCCGTCGAGTCGTCCAAGAACCCCGAAGAGCCCATGATCAAGGCTGCGCTCAAGATCCTTCAGCAAGAGGGGGTAGCTGGTCTCTATGCCGGTCTCAGCTCGAGTTTGCTCGGTATTGGTGTGACCAACTT CGTGTACTACTTCTTCTTTGAAAAGTGCCGAGAGACGATCCTCAAGTCCAAGGCCAAGGTcgccgcagctgctgcagccagTGCCACGGCAACCATTGCTCAAGGCGGAGCGCTCACCACGTTCGAATCCATCCTTGCCGGAGTGATTGCTGGTACTGCAACCACCGTTTCCACCAACCCTATCTGGATCGTCAACACGCGCCAGACGGTCCGTGTTGGTGTCACTGATGCCAAGGCCGACCCCAaagccgccgctgccggTAAGACCACGGCTGTCAAGTTGGGGTTCATCCAGACTATGCAGAAGATCATCCGCGATGAAGGCCTGCTGGCACTCTGGAAGGGTCTCGGCCCGGCCCTGGTATTGGTCATCAACCCTGTTCTGCAGTACACGGCCTTTGAGCAACTCAAGAACTGGGTCGTCAAGTCGCGCCTTGCGCGCGCCAACGGCGGTAgcgtctcgctctccgACTGGGATTTCTTCTGGCTCGGTGCCCTCTCCAAGCTCTTTGCTACCGGTCTCACCTACCCGCAGATCGTGATCAAGAGCCGTCAGCACGCAGGAAGCAACAAGGGCGCCAGCTCTAACCTCTGGACCGCCATGACCGAGATCGTGCAGAGGGAAGGTATCGCCGGTCTCTACAGGGGCATCACGAGCAAATTGCTGCAGTCGGTCCTGACGGCTGCTATCTTGTTCGCTAGCAAGGAGAGGGTGTTCAATATTACCAAGACTCTCATCGcgcctgttgctgctgcggctccCGTTAAAAACTAG
- a CDS encoding uncharacterized protein (related to Inosine-uridine preferring nucleoside hydrolase) codes for MTYSESTAPVPLIIDTDPGVDDVLAILLALASPDEVAVKAITLTFGNTTLDHAYANVLRLAAVLQRHLADPATPDVVKQRYRAFSADAEPLIVASGSTQPLEGKRFTASYFHGRDGLSGVNWLPNDPFPVPTEIVAPLAPTDKSAADVILDTIRQHPPHTVRIAALGPLTNLAAAFRKDPETFAKVGGISVMGGAFDVPGNTSPVAEFNWYADPYSVRVLIDEAPRHAALARRKLPIQVLALDITCGHTVPYSSLVKATYETPRDTPERASHLARFIGTFLTHPRAFTNNMVAPEEFHPDRHDLFEAHDPLAVAHAIFAPMPATGSIDGNGWKHTPRRFQIETSGDLTRGFCVVDRRFTGKGSSRKTGGNRAEDAERKLHTIESPDVPVHRKVEEVDESQVGLVDEVTGTPGAEWFSKMFLERIGL; via the coding sequence ATGACATACTCCGAATCTACAGCACCCGTCCCACTCATCATCGATACAGACCCAGGGGTCGACGATGTGCTCGCTATCTTGCTTGCACTCGCTTCTCCCGACGAGGTGGCAGTCAAGGCCATCACTCTGACGTTTGGCAACACAACATTGGACCACGCCTATGCAAATGTGCTGAGGTTGGCTGCTGTCCTGCAACGCCACCTGGCAGATCCCGCTACACCCGATGTGGTCAAGCAACGCTACCGCGCCTTTAGCGCTGATGCCGAACCTTTGATCGTCGCTTCAGGATCTACGCAGCCGTTGGAGGGCAAGAGGTTCACTGCTTCTTACTTTcatggccgagatggtctGTCTGGAGTCAACTGGCTACCCAACGATCCATTCCCCGTACCTACGGAAATTGTTGCCCCGCTGGCTCCAACGGACAAATCCGCGGCAGACGTGATCCTCGACACGATCCGACAACATCCTCCTCACACTGTCCGCATTGCAGCGCTGGGACCTTTGACTAACCTTGCTGCCGCCTTCCGCAAAGATCCCGAGACGTTCGCCAAGGTCGGTGGTATTTCTGTCATGGGAGGCGCATTTGATGTTCCGGGCAACACGTCGCCCGTCGCCGAGTTCAATTGGTACGCCGATCCTTACTCGGTGCGCGTGctgatcgacgaggctcCGCGACATGCAGCACTTGCACGGCGCAAGCTGCCAATACAGGTGCTGGCACTCGATATTACTTGCGGACATACGGTGCCTTACTCCAGCTTAGTCAAAGCTACCTACGAGACGCCTCGGGACACACCTGAGCGCGCAAGTCATTTAGCAAGGTTTATAGGGACTTTCTTGACTCATCCCCGAGCATTCACCAACAACATGGTCGCACCGGAAGAGTTTCACCCGGACAGACATGACCTTTTCGAGGCACATGATCCACTTGCTGTCGCACATGCCATTTTTGCGCCCATGCCTGCGACTGGATCGATCGACGGCAACGGATGGAAGCATACCCCGCGTCGATTCCAGATTGAAACCTCGGGCGATCTCACCAGAGGCTTTTGTGTCGTCGACCGCAGGTTTACGGGTAAAGGCAGCAGTAGAAAGACGGGCGGAAACAGAGCAGAGGACGCCGAAAGAAAACTTCACACGATTGAAAGTCCAGATGTTCCGGTCCACCGCAAGGTCGAAGAGGTGGACGAGTCGCAGGTCGGGTTAGTTGACGAGGTTACGGGTACACCTGGGGCCGAGTGGTTCTCCAAGATGTTCTTAGAGCGCATTGGTTTATGA
- a CDS encoding putative glutathione peroxidase GPX2: MVSFYDLKAKKPSQEDYTFDQLKGKVVLVVNTASKCGYTPQFAELEELNKKYADQGLQIIGFPCNQFAGQDPGSDESIGEFCQRNYGVTFPMMAKSDVNGSNTNEVFQFLKKEKAGILGTEMIKWNFTKFLIDKEGNVIERYGSNTKPSAIAPAIEKLLSQ, from the exons ATGGTCTCATTCTACGATCTCAAGGCCAAAAAGCCCAGCCAGGAGGACTACACCTTTGATCAACTCAAAGGCAAAGTCGTTCTAGTTGTCAACACCGCCTCCAAGTGCGGATATACTCCCCAGtttgctgagcttgaggAGCTCAACAAAAAGTACGCTGACCAGGGTCTGCAGATCATTGGGTTCCCTTGCAACCAGTTTGCTGGTCAAGATCCAGGGAGCGATGAATCCATCGGCGAGTTCTGCCAACGT AACTACGGTGTAACTTTCCCGATGATGGCCAAATCCGATGTCAACGGCAGTAACACCAACGAGGTCTTCCAGTTCCTCAAGAAGGAAAAGGCTGGCATTCTTGGTACCGAGATGATCA AGTGGAACTTCACCAAATTCCTTATCGACAAGGAGGGTAACGTCATTGAGCGATATGGATCCAACACCAAACCATCGGCCATCGCACCCGCCATCGAGAAGCTTCTCTCCCAGTGA
- a CDS encoding uncharacterized protein (related to homocysteine S-methyltransferase) — protein sequence MTASIDQGALESLLSPARIGILDGGLATYLEDGLDFDLSKGPLWSARLLDEKEDDVSDGKGQKGIFDAHLHYLQAGAGIIGTATYQASLESFARANYDQVSASHLMSKAVDLACDALHAHNISNNKVGVASAASARPLLSLSLGPYGAMLSNGAEYTGDYRRTFLAESDPLREQQPSLEEMMAFHQRRIEAFIAQPSWEHVGVLAVETVPRADEALAFRMALENVARSLEQQGRPLERKPVYISMAFPDDRRLPWPPVKKSSAAGQEGDVDMDEDNDEDEVEDEEAIQEEMNWLVQIVTDTQVQGQDSLWPISGIGINCTKPYLLPKLVERMSASLVTLNLPASEGGMDLESRRGALGLPKPLLFLYPDGGLVYDAVRKIWLTPSNAGDLGHGDNSAASWASNLMKLAKSITAGSDAKLPDVWRGVFVGGCCKSGTDEIRALCQFRSS from the coding sequence ATGACGGCGTCGATAGATCAGGGCGCACTCGAGTCGCTCCTCAGCCCTGCTCGCATTGGCATCTTGGATGGAGGACTGGCGACATACCTTGAGGATGGACTCGACTTCGATCTCTCGAAAGGACCACTCTGGAGCGCACGTCTGCTGGACGAGAAAGAGGACGATGTGAGCGATGGAAAAGGGCAAAAGGGAATCTTTGATGCGCATCTACACTATCTACAAGCCGGGGCTGGCATTATCGGCACTGCTACCTACCAAGCCTCGCTAGAGTCATTTGCAAGGGCCAACTATGACCAGGTTTCCGCATCCCATCTAATGTCCAAGGCTGTCGATTTGGCATGCGATGCACTGCACGCGCACAAcatcagcaacaacaaGGTCGGAGTCGCTtcggcagcaagcgcaagaccTCTTCTCAGCTTGAGCCTGGGACCTTATGGTGCCATGCTTAGCAACGGTGCCGAATATACAGGTGATTATCGACGTACCTTTCTCGCGGAATCCGACCCATTACGCGAGCAGCAACCTTCGTTGGAAGAGATGATGGCTTTCCATCAAAGGCGCATCGAGGCATTCATTGCTCAACCGAGCTGGGAACATGTCGGGGTTCTGGCAGTGGAAACTGTTCCGCGAGCCGATGAGGCGCTCGCTTTCCGAATGGCCTTGGAGAATGTCGCCCGAAGCCTTGAACAGCAAGGGAGACCTTTAGAGAGAAAGCCGGTTTACATTAGTATGGCTTTTCCGGACGATCGCCGCCTGCCCTGGCCTCCGGTCAAGAAGAGCTCAGCCGCGGGTCAAGAAGGCGACGTCGACATGGACGAGGATaatgacgaggatgaagtagaggatgaagaggcTATACAGGAAGAAATGAACTGGCTAGTACAGATTGTCACTGACACCCAAGTGCAAGGTCAAGATTCGCTTTGGCCGATCAGTGGTATCGGTATCAATTGCACCAAGCCCTACCTGCTGCccaagctggtcgagcgcaTGTCGgcctcgctcgtcacaCTCAACCTGCCCGCCAGCGAAGGCGGTATGGATCTGGAGAGCAGAAGAGGCGCTCTGGGATTGCCAAAGCCTCTGCTTTTCCTGTACCCTGATGGAGGGCTAGTGTACGACGCAGTGCGAAAAATCTGGCTCACGCCTTCCAATGCAGGCGATCTGGGCCACGGCGACAATTCGGCAGCGTCATGGGCTTCGAACCTCATGAAGCTTGCAAAGAGCATCACGGCAGGAAGCGACGCCAAACTGCCAGACGTGTGGCGAGGTGTCTTTGTGGGAGGTTGCTGCAAGAGCGGCACTGACGAGATCCGTGCGCTTTGCCAATTTCGTTCATCCTAG
- a CDS encoding uncharacterized protein (related to deacetylase), whose product MRFTSILAAAAAIGAAVLAPASASPTTMSTIPDTISENVRRELAGMKSSDYTLYARNAGPTNKLSKRAAQLNGIQTTCTRNNCLSITFDDGPYTWESKLVNTLANAGDQKATFFVNGNNFRCIYEPEQVRILRNTYERGHQICSHTWGHPDISKLNNHQLDQQVQLVEDALWKILGVVPACFRAPYGNIRPDQVKYLNDRWGLVVVGWNRDTGDANGDGVQAGLNVYRNLRAPTKAIVLNHETVQATVDTVIPQAVNIVRQNGYSGSRTVHHNLNFNPYKVVGRYQNRDSTWTCSNKPAPGAAN is encoded by the coding sequence ATGCGATtcacctcgatcctcgcagcagcagctgccatcGGTGCTGCCGTGCTCGCCCCAGCCAGCGCTTCCCCCACTACAATGAGCACTATTCCTGACACCATCTCGGAAAACGTTCGACGCGAGCTGGCTGGAATGAAGTCATCCGACTACACGCTTTATGCACGCAATGCTGGACCTaccaacaagctcagcaagcGAGCCGCACAACTCAACGGTATCCAGACCACGTGCACTCGAAACAACTGTCTGTCCATCACATTTGATGATGGTCCTTACACCTGGGAGAGCAAGCTTGtcaacacgctcgccaATGCCGGCGACCAAAAAGCTACCTTCTTTGTCAATGGTAACAACTTCCGCTGCATCTACGAGCCAGAACAGGTCAGGATTCTGCGAAACACGTACGAGCGCGGTCACCAGATCTGCTCGCATACTTGGGGCCACCCAGACatcagcaagctcaacaaCCACCAACTCGATCAGCAGGTCCAGCTGGTGGAGGATGCGCTGTGGAAGATTCTCGGTGTAGTTCCTGCTTGCTTCCGTGCTCCCTACGGCAACATTCGCCCCGATCAGGTAAAGTACCTCAACGACCGATGGGgtcttgtcgtcgtcggctggAACCGTGACACTGGTGATGCCAACGGCGACGGTGTGCAAGCTGGTCTGAACGTGTACAGGAACCTGCGTGCACCCACCAAGGCCATCGTACTCAACCACGAGACCGTCCAAGCTACCGTCGATACCGTCATCCCTCAAGCGGTCAACATTGTTCGACAAAACGGCTACAGCGGATCCCGCACTGTTCACCACAATCTCAACTTCAACCCCTACAAAGTCGTTGGCCGATACCAGAACCGCGATTCCACCTGGAcctgcagcaacaagcCGGCTCCTGGAGCGGCTAACTGA
- a CDS encoding uncharacterized protein (related to ERG28 - involved in synthesis of ergosterol) has product MSLSNYIPDGLLPRWLLVVAATAAINGASNIVNPRASAKVYSSPNAQITPLSARLFGIWNFTSAVIRFYAAYNINDKIAYELCMWSFAIALAHFISETFIYKTAKLGPGIVSPLIVASSSLTAMYLQYGAYITPLPKWI; this is encoded by the exons ATGTCACTCAGCAACT ATATTCCGGACGGTTTACTTCCACGATGGTTGCTTGTCGTGGCTGCAACGGCGGCTATCAACGGGGCAAGCAACATAGTCAATCCTCGTGCTAGCGCAAAGGTCTACTCGTCGCCCAATGCTCAGA TCACGCCTTTGTCCGCTCGTCTGTTTGGTATTTGGAACTTCACCTCGGCCGTCATTCGATTCTACGCCGCCTACAACATCAATGACAAGAT AGCATACGAACTTTGCATGTGGTCCTTCGCCATTGCTCTTGCACACTTTATCTCCGAGACGTTCATCTACAAGACCGCCAAGCTCGGTCCTGGTATCGTCAGCCCTTTGATTGTCGCTT CTTCGAGTCTAACTGCTATGTATCTCCAGTATGGTGCCTATATCACTCCACTTCCCAAGTGGATTTAG
- a CDS encoding uncharacterized protein (related to DNA ligase): MASTMLTSISMADVIDPDTAVLHIPKMIRQDEYGYRTSNDGKDISPLTVIPLDTAFPTSKASGPASVSFVLKRFAEGYYVCSCPAWKFSTERDKMRKTCSHLKDCLGERYETERIALAKEAKSTGFDNARLRRTTSDGYHARHTHAKSVLNDHFRQLSHSQPEISLSDISKGFSGDEIRNDQGRPSIDTPSRDFPASPTQARPTHVQNELNSDTETEDEEVVASQANQSRPSGPTSARSTTPISKTHVGNNRRAYNDHDDDEYGFDPEDVQMSPSKRARRGNRSNYNSDDEKVSLLLAKPWLLDADPSKPRSKPMDPTGWWVSEKLDGVRAFWDGQRLYSRQKIEWNAPSWWKNRLPKDITLDGELWMARGAFDQTSQICRTTVRLGRLRTFSHFLERDSIERQWLREQAGGRLASQERLREARSSLSLLRSTRPEKSVRFAEGGATSNSATPSSNWKSWKQSLGCRQRGLPVKLRSSSRFAVAGSFLRVLFGSHSSDASRPRSVKRASLLRSIVKRCPKCGKIVKRKDGGAPDTPEPDSANADQAVSQPPLPSMTETCISTSNVSSSRRPLNYSTLRILSSGRTLPSAYTHVCRRNVKSSNEWNRIKFMIFDSPSMGSRPVEERWAEIEKRFGSTEWLDIDSLEGPQVKLVKHIRCESRSHLDQLMESVELKGGEGLMLRQPKSKYEGKRGNTLFKLKSWYDAEAEVIGYAEGTGKHEGRTGALVARMACGTVFRVGTGMSDAQREQPPPIGSIINYRFFELSEDGYPRFPAFRGIARDKTKPKDAVVRPRASALRSAENQVQ, encoded by the exons ATGGCCTCTACGATGCTAACCAGCATCTCGATGGCCGACGTGATCGATCCAGACACCGCTGTCTTGCATATACCCAAGATGATTCGCCAGGACGAGTACGGCTATCGAACCAGCAACGACGGTAAAGACATCTCTCCTCTGACCGTCATACCTCTCGATACAGCATTTCCCACCTCGAAGGCCAGTGGACCCGCTTCGGTTTCGTTCGTCTTGAAACGCTTCGCAGAAGGCTACTACGTGTGCTCATGTCCTGCGTGGAAGTTCAGCACAGAGCGTGACAAGATGCGCAAGACCTGCTCGCATCTCAAAGATTGTCTCGGAGAACGGTACGAGACTGAGCGAATCGCACTTGCAAAAGAAGCCAAAAGTACGGGCTTTGACAATGCAAGGTTGCGCAGAACGACTTCCGACGGCTACCATGCGcgacacacacacgccaAGAGTGTATTGAACGACCACTTTCGACAACTTTCACACAGTCAACCCGAGATCTCGTTATCTGATATCTCGAAAGGCTTTTCAGGAGACGAGATCCGCAACGATCAGGGCAGACCATCTATCGACACTCCGTCCCGCGATTTTCCTGCAAGCCCAACACAAGCCCGACCAACACATGTACAGAACGAGCTTAACAGCGACACTGAaaccgaggacgaggaagtGGTCGCTTCTCAAGCAAACCAGTCACGCCCGTCAGGCCCGACATCTGCACGCTCCACAACACCGATCTCAAAAACTCATGTCGGCAACAACAGGCGGGCCTACAACGACcatgatgacgacgagtaTGGCTTTGATCCTGAAGATGTTCAAATGTCTCCTTCAAAGCGTGCTCGGCGTGGCAACCGATCTAACTATAACAGCGATGACGAAAAG GTCTCTCTACTCCTAGCCAAGCCCTGGCTGTTGGACGCCGACCCTTCGAAACCCAGATCGAAGCCGATGGATCCCACCGGATGGTGGGTCAGCGAAAAGCTAGACGGTGTGCGTGCCTTTTGGGACGGACAAAGGCTGTATTCGCGTCAGAAGATCGAATGGAATGCGCCCTCCTGGTGGAAGAATC GATTACCGAAAGACATCACTCTGGATGGTGAGCTTTGGATGGCGCGAGGCGCATTCGATCAGACTTCGCAGATCTGCCGAACAACTGTAAGATTGGGCCGGTTACGCACCTTTTCTCATTTCCTCGAAcgcgactcgatcgagcgACAGTGGCTGCGAGAACAAGCCGGCGGACGTCTAGCTAGCCAAGAACGTCTTCGCGAAGCGAGGTCTTCTTTGTCTCTGTTGCGGTCTACAAGACCTGAGAAGAGCGTGAGATTTGCAGAGGGAGGCGCGACGTCAAATTCTGCAACACCATCGTCCAATTGGAAGTCATGGAAGCAAAGTCTCGGGTGCCGACAACGAGGTCTGCCAGTCAAACTGCGTTCAAGCTCACGTTTTGCTGTCGCAGGTTCGTTCTTGCGGGTGTTGTTTGGAAGTCACTCTAGCGATGCGAGCCGGCCGCGCTCAGTCAAGCGCGCTTCGCTGCTTCGATCCATCGTCAAGCGTTGCCCGAAGTGTGgaaaaatcgtgaagcgCAAAGATGGCGGTGCTCCAGATACGCCAGAACCCGATAGTGCGAACGCTGATCAGGCCGTTTCTCAACCTCCTCTGCCCTCCATGACCGAAACATGCATTTCTACGTCAAACGTCTCGTCGTCTCGACGACCGCTCAATTATTCGACCTTGCGCATCTTATCGTCTGGGCGAACACTACCCTCTGCGTATACTCACGTCTGTCGACGAAATGTAAAGAGCTCCAACGAGTGGAACCGCATCAAGTTTATG ATCTTCGACTCGCCATCGATGGGCTCGCGGCCGGTAGAAGAACGCTGGGCAGAGATCGAGAAGCGCTTCGGTTCGACCGAATGGCTTGACATTGATTCTCTTGAAGGACCTCAGGtgaagctcgtcaagcatATCAGGTGTGAAAGCCGATCGCACCTGGATCAGCTGATGGAGTctgtcgagctcaagggCGGCGAAGG ATTGATGCTACGCCAGCCGAAATCGAAATACGAAGGCAAGCGCGGAAATACACTCTTCAAACTCAAGTCGTGGTACGAtgccgaagccgaggtgATTGGCTACGCAGAGGGCACCGGAAAACATGAAGGTCGCACCGGTGCTCTGGTTGCCCGCATGGCTTGTGGAACCGTCTTTCGCGTCGGCACAGGCATGTCAGATGCACAGCGGGAGCAGCCTCCACCCATCGGTAGCATCATCAATTATCGCTTCTTTGAGCTCAGCGAAGATGGCTACCCACGCTTCCCCGCTTTCCGTGGGATTGCGAGAGACAAGACGAAACCCAAAGATGCCGTGGTACGACCCCGAGCCAGTGCTCTCCGATCAGCCGAAAATCAAGTACAGTAA